The following is a genomic window from Sphingorhabdus sp. Alg231-15.
GGGAGAAACTGCGAAACTGCGCGTCGATGGCCGAACGGTCGAGGCGATTTTCCATGCCGATGGCCGCCACCTGCATCTTGCTTTACCGAACCGCTCGCTGTCGGTCACCGACATGACCGGGCTCAGCGCCATGGAAGATATGGCAGGCGGCGGCACTGTCGTTGCACCGATGCACGGACTATTACTTGAGATACTCGTCGAGCAGGGCGCGGCTGTGGCAAAAGGCGACAAGCTGGCGGTGCTCGAGGCGATGAAGATGCAGCATGAGATATTGGCAGAGATTGACGGCACGGTTGAAACGGTTGCGGCTGCAGCAGGGAATCAGATTGCGGCCGATGATCTGATCATGGAAATTGCCGCCGATGAGGCCGATGAAGAGGACGACGCATAATGAAAAATCCGATTTGCGACATGCTGGGAATCGAATTTCCGCTGGTCGCTTTCAGCCATTGCCGGGACGTTGTTGCTGCCGTTTCGAGAGCAGGCGGCATGGGGGTTTTCGGCGGCGTCAACTGCACACCCGAAACGCTGGAAGAGGAGCTGAGCTGGATCGACGCCCATGTCGATGGCAAGCCTTACGGCCTCGACATCATTGTCCCGAATAAGGTCGAGGGCAAAGGCGAGCAAATCGATGTCGACACCACGCTGGCGATGGTTCCGGACGAACATAAGCAATTTTCCAAAGACATAATGGCGCGTCATGGCGTCGATCCCGGCGACCTGGAAGAGCTGCGCCGGGAACATGCCGTGGGCGCTGACAATCTGCGTGGTGGTAATGCGGGAGCGCTGTTGGAAGTTGCTTTTCGCCATCCGATCAAGCTGATTGCCAATGCGTTGGGCATCCCACCACAGGTTATGACCGATATGGGCCGCCAGCATGGCGTGCCGGTCGCAGCCCTGATTGGCACCAAAGAACATGCGATGAGCCAGGTCGCTGTGGGTGTCGATATCCTGATCGCGGTAGGCGGCGAAGCAGGCGGCCATACTGGAGATGTCGCCACCATGGTATTGATCCCCGAAGTCTGTAATGCCTTGCGCGATATGGGCGATGATACACCTGTGCTGGCAGCGGGCGGTATCGCCACTGGATCCCAAATGGCCGCCGCCATGGCCATGGGCGCAAGCGGCGTATGGTGCGGATCAGTCTGGCTGACCACGGCAGAGGCTGAAACCAATCCCGTCGTGAAGGAAAAAATGCTCAGCGCGACGTCGCGTGATACGGTTCGGGCTCGGTCTCGTACCGGCAAGCCGTCGCGGCAATTGCGCTCTCCATGGACCGATGCTTGGGAAGCAGAAGATGCACCCACGCCGCTAGCTATGCCGTTACAATCATTAGTTGCAGAACCACCGCTCCGGTCTATCGACAAACTGAGCCAAGGCGACAATCAGGGCGCGAAAGATCTCGCCACCTATTGGGTCGGACAGGGCGTGGGACTAATGAACCAACCGATGTCGACAGCGCAGGTTGTGCAGGGTTTCAAGGAAGATTTTATCGCCGCCTATGAAAGGCTCGCCGCCAATCTGGAAGAATAAACCCGGGAGACAATATGGTAGAGGTGACAGCACGGCAGCCGCTGGCCGGGATTAAGGTCGTTGAATTTTCAACGATGATCACCGCGTCCCTCGCCACTATGATGTTTGCGCAGCAAGGGGCAGACGTCATCAAGGTGGAGCCCCCCGGCATTGGTGATCCGATGCGCTGGCTCGGCAGTCGGAAAGACAGCATCTCCGGTCTGTTCAACAATTGCAATCGCGCCAAGCGCTCGATCACGCTGGACCTGAAAAGCAAAGAGGGCGTTGCCACCGCTCGCAAGCTTTGTCTCGATGCCGATATTGTGATCCACAATTATCGCCCCGGCGTGATGCAGCGCCTTGGCCTCGACAGCGAAAGTCTGCGCGCCGAAAAACCGGCTTTAATCTATTGCGCCATTACCGGCTTTGGCCGCGAGGGTCCGATGGCGGAGCGTCCCGCCTATGATCATGTCATGCAGGCCATGGCGGGTTTCATGGGGACGCAGGGCCATCCTGATGGTTTTGCCTATGTGAAGACTTTGCTCTGCGACAAGCTTACCGCCTATACCGCCGCGCAGGCCATCACCGCGGCATTATTTGCCCGCGAGCGGACTGGCGAGGGACAGCATATTGATCTGTCCATGCTCGCCAGCTGCATTGCCTTTCTCTGGCCCGACGGCGGTATGCATCTGACTTTGATGGATGAAGATGCGATCCATGCCGCACCCTTTGCGGACTATTATCAGATGCCACTGCGCACCACCGATGGCGCGATTGCCTATGCCGCGATGAGCGACGCGCATTGGCAAGTCGTGTTCGAAATGGTCGGCCGCGAAGATTTAAAGTCTGAAGAAAAATATCAGGGCCTTGAAAATCGCAGCATGCATATGGCCGAGCTCGCGCAGATTGTTTCTAGCGAGCCGCCGCGCCATGATACCGAAACAATGATCGCTGGTCTGACGAAGGGCGATGTACCGGCCGCGCCCTGTCTGACGCTTGATCATGTGAAATCGCATGCTCAGATTTTGGCAATAGAAGCGTTTGAGGAACAAGACCATCCGCTGCTTGGCACGATCCACAATGCCGCTTCACCAGTACATATAAATGGCCAGAAACTGCCAGCCACAGGGCCAAGCCCAGCGCTTGGCGAACATAGCGAACAGATATTGCAGGAAATGGGAATGAAATCATGATGGATCAGGCACAGGATTTTCTGGACGAAAGTGAAGCGATATATGCGCTCGTCCAAAATCTTTCCGACGAAGAGATGGAGCAGGAAACCGGCTTCAAGAACTGGACAATTAATGCGATCCTCCGCCATCTGCATATCTGGAACATGGCCGCTTATTGGTCGCTGGCAGAACCGGAAAAATTCCACGCCTTTTTCAAAGAGGCGATGGCCGCGATGAAAGAGAACGCAAAAAAGGGCCAGACGTCGATGCGCTTTTTTGAGGCAGACTATCTCGATAATCTATCCGGCGCGGATCTCGTCAAAACCTGGCGCGACTTCTATCAGAAAATGGCGCCCGAATTTGGCGCTGCTGATCCAGCGATGCGGGTGGAGTGGGCGGGCCCGTCCATGAGCGTACGCTCGTCAATTACTGCGCGCTTGATGGAAAACTGGTCGCATGCGCAGGCCATTTATGATGTGCTCGGCCTCAAACGCGAAAATGCAGACCGCATCCGCAATATCGTGATGATCGGCCTCAACACCTATGGCTGGACGTTCAAAGTGAATAGCGAAGAAGCCCCGCAGCCAGTACCTTATCTGAAACTGACCGCTCCATCCGGTGCGACTTGGGACTATGGCGATGAAAGCAAAGACGAGCGCATCGAGGGTTTGGCTGAGGAGTTTTGCCAAGTAGTCACTCAGTCTCGCAATATTGCTGACACGGGCTTAAAAGTGACCGGTCCAAACGCAACCCGGTGGATGGCCATTGCCCAATGTTTTGCTGGTGGTGCGGAAACCCCGCCAGCGCCAGGAGCCCGTTCTATCAAGACAGGGTGAATATATCTATCGGGTCTATCTATTGAATTGGGCCCTTTTCCGGCTATGTTCAAAAGAAAAAGGAGAGATTCGATGAGCTGGCAAATGGCCGATATCTGGGAAAATATTGCCCAGGCAATTCCTGATAAACCTGCAATTGTGGAAGGCGCCAAGCGCTATAACTGGTCAGAATATGAACAGCGCGCAGCGCGGCTCGCTCAGGTCTACACCGATCACGGCCTGAAGCCCGGCGCGAAACTCTCCATCTACGCCTATAATTGTGCCGAATATATGGAAGCGCAATTTGCCGCCTTCAAAGCGCGTATTTGTCCAGTGAATGTCAATTATCGATATCTCGAAGCAGAGCTGACTCATGTCATCAACAACAGTGATAGCGAAGCCTTGGTATATCACGCCCAATTCGCCCCTCGTGTCGCGGCCATCAAAGATCAACTGGAACATGTGAAGCTTTTCCTGGAAATTGACGATGGTTCCGGCGAGCATCTCGACGGCGCTGTCGATTATGAAACCGCCTTGAACGCTGCTGATCCGATGCCGATCATCCCGCGCTCCGGCGAGGATCTTTATATGCTCTATACAGGCGGGACCACCGGCATGCCGAAAGGCGTGATGTATGACCATCAGACATTTTCCAGCGCCTTGTTCACCAAGGGCTTTGAGATGCGGGAAATGGCTCTGCCCGAAGGCGCCGCAGGATTTGGCCCATTGGTTCAGGCGCTCCATGCAGCTGGCGCTACCAGCCGCGCCATCCCCGCTTGCCCGATCATGCACGGCACCGGCATGTGGATTGGCGCGATGATCCCACACGCCTTGGGCGGCTGCGTCATCCTGTTCAACAACAGGAATTTTGATCCGCATGGCCTTTGGAAACTGGCGGATGATGAGAAAGTCACCGACCTTACGATTGTTGGTGACGTATTTGCCAAACCGATGCTGGCCGCGCTTAACGAAGCAAAGGAAGCCGGCAATCCCTATGACCTGGAATCGGTGCAGATGATGGGATCATCCGGCGTGATGTGGTCTTCCGAAGTCAAACAAGGCCTGCTCGACCATATTGAAATGGTAATTGTCGACAGCATGGGTTCGACCGAAGGCAGCATGGGGGCATCTGTCATGACTCGCGAGAACAGCCAGATTGTCAAAACCGCAAGCTTTGATATGGCCGACACGACCAAGATCCTGACCGAAGACGGAAAAGAGATTCAGCCGGGTTCCGGCGAGATCGGCATGATCTGCAATGGCGGGATGGTTCCGATCGGCTATTATAAAGATGAGAAAAAGAGCGCCGAAACGTTCAAGACCTTTGACGGCGTGCGCTATTCGATCCCCGGTGATTTCGCGACGGTTGAAGCCGATGGCAGTGTCACCTTGCTGGGCCGTGGTTCGGTCTGCATCAATAGCGGCGGCGAGAAGATCTTCCCTGAAGAGGTGGAGGAAGCGCTCAAGACCCATGACAGTGTTTATGACTGTCTGGTCGTTGGCGTGCCAGATGATCGCTTTGGCGAGAAAGTGACGGCGGTGCTCTCACTGGCCAATGGGCAAGCCCTGGATGAGACGGCCCTTTATGATCATGTTCATGGCATACTCGCCGACT
Proteins encoded in this region:
- a CDS encoding nitronate monooxygenase, with protein sequence MKNPICDMLGIEFPLVAFSHCRDVVAAVSRAGGMGVFGGVNCTPETLEEELSWIDAHVDGKPYGLDIIVPNKVEGKGEQIDVDTTLAMVPDEHKQFSKDIMARHGVDPGDLEELRREHAVGADNLRGGNAGALLEVAFRHPIKLIANALGIPPQVMTDMGRQHGVPVAALIGTKEHAMSQVAVGVDILIAVGGEAGGHTGDVATMVLIPEVCNALRDMGDDTPVLAAGGIATGSQMAAAMAMGASGVWCGSVWLTTAEAETNPVVKEKMLSATSRDTVRARSRTGKPSRQLRSPWTDAWEAEDAPTPLAMPLQSLVAEPPLRSIDKLSQGDNQGAKDLATYWVGQGVGLMNQPMSTAQVVQGFKEDFIAAYERLAANLEE
- a CDS encoding TIGR03084 family metal-binding protein, which codes for MMDQAQDFLDESEAIYALVQNLSDEEMEQETGFKNWTINAILRHLHIWNMAAYWSLAEPEKFHAFFKEAMAAMKENAKKGQTSMRFFEADYLDNLSGADLVKTWRDFYQKMAPEFGAADPAMRVEWAGPSMSVRSSITARLMENWSHAQAIYDVLGLKRENADRIRNIVMIGLNTYGWTFKVNSEEAPQPVPYLKLTAPSGATWDYGDESKDERIEGLAEEFCQVVTQSRNIADTGLKVTGPNATRWMAIAQCFAGGAETPPAPGARSIKTG
- a CDS encoding acyl-CoA synthetase, whose translation is MSWQMADIWENIAQAIPDKPAIVEGAKRYNWSEYEQRAARLAQVYTDHGLKPGAKLSIYAYNCAEYMEAQFAAFKARICPVNVNYRYLEAELTHVINNSDSEALVYHAQFAPRVAAIKDQLEHVKLFLEIDDGSGEHLDGAVDYETALNAADPMPIIPRSGEDLYMLYTGGTTGMPKGVMYDHQTFSSALFTKGFEMREMALPEGAAGFGPLVQALHAAGATSRAIPACPIMHGTGMWIGAMIPHALGGCVILFNNRNFDPHGLWKLADDEKVTDLTIVGDVFAKPMLAALNEAKEAGNPYDLESVQMMGSSGVMWSSEVKQGLLDHIEMVIVDSMGSTEGSMGASVMTRENSQIVKTASFDMADTTKILTEDGKEIQPGSGEIGMICNGGMVPIGYYKDEKKSAETFKTFDGVRYSIPGDFATVEADGSVTLLGRGSVCINSGGEKIFPEEVEEALKTHDSVYDCLVVGVPDDRFGEKVTAVLSLANGQALDETALYDHVHGILADYKTPRAFLVVDDVPRAANGKPGYKDAKNLALEMLDLVAA
- a CDS encoding CoA transferase, giving the protein MVEVTARQPLAGIKVVEFSTMITASLATMMFAQQGADVIKVEPPGIGDPMRWLGSRKDSISGLFNNCNRAKRSITLDLKSKEGVATARKLCLDADIVIHNYRPGVMQRLGLDSESLRAEKPALIYCAITGFGREGPMAERPAYDHVMQAMAGFMGTQGHPDGFAYVKTLLCDKLTAYTAAQAITAALFARERTGEGQHIDLSMLASCIAFLWPDGGMHLTLMDEDAIHAAPFADYYQMPLRTTDGAIAYAAMSDAHWQVVFEMVGREDLKSEEKYQGLENRSMHMAELAQIVSSEPPRHDTETMIAGLTKGDVPAAPCLTLDHVKSHAQILAIEAFEEQDHPLLGTIHNAASPVHINGQKLPATGPSPALGEHSEQILQEMGMKS